The genomic stretch ATTGTTTTTGAAGCTATAACACCGGGTAGATGTGCGGCAAGACCTGCTCCTGCAATAATTACTTCAAAGCCTTCTTCTTCTATTTCTTTAATAGTTTTTTCAAGATGTTCTGGAACTCTATGAGCTGAAAGTATAAATGCTTTATATTCAACTCCAAATTCTTTTAAGCAAGCAGCAGCACCTTTCATTTTATCAGTATCAGATCTGCTTCCAAATATTATAGCAGCTTTCATATTATTTTCTCCTAATAATAAATTTATCTATATTATAAACAAAAATATATTATAGTGCAAATATTAATAGAGCTACTTTTTTATAATATGATCTATAGATTTAGTATCTTTACTTCCGCATTTGGGGCATTTAGGCATGCTTAAGATTGAAAATATAGTACCACCCAAAATAGGCTTTTTAGATTTACTGAAAATTTTGCCGCAGGAATTACATCTATACATAAATGGAGGATTAAAAGGCAGCATAATAAAACTCCTATAATAATTTTTAATTTACTGCCATTATAATACATACAAACGACAATTTTTGTCATTATTTTAGTGATTATTAAAAAATATTATATTTTATCTTATCGAAGTCTTAAACTCAGAAACAAATGTAGAATCCTGATTATCTTTTACTGTTACCTTAGCATCATAAACTTCAGATGGAAGATATTTTCCGTTTTTATCCAAACCAGACCATATACAAAAGGCAGTTTGCCTGCTGCTTTCAATAATCATGTCCTTTGAATCTATCAAATCTCCGTTTTGAGAATATATATCAAGTTTAGCACTTATAATTTCACCGCTTTTAATAGATACTTTATATGTGGTATTTTCACCATTAGAAAGGGTAAAAGGATTAGGATAATTATAAAACTCTGAAAGAAGAGAGCTAGGTTTATTAGGGGAGCATGAAATATAAAGGAAAGCTAAAAGAATTAATAATAATATTTTAGCTTTCCTTTTATTTAAGAAACTATTTATCATTAACAAATTAAATATTAATCAGTAGTAAACAATATTCTTCCGCAATGGAAACACATTATAATTTGATTTTGTCTTCTAACTTCATTAACAGTCATTTTAGGTATAGCTACATTACAAGCACTGCATTTATAATTTTCTATTTTAGCTAAAGCTTCGCCTTTATTTTCTTTAATTCTTTTATAATTTTCTAATACAGCAACATCTATTTTACTTAATATAGTGTCTTTATATTTTTTGTACTCTTCCAAAACAACATCAGATTTTTGCTGAGAGTGAGTAGAGCTGTAAAGTTCATATGCTTTAATTTGTATTTCAGCTCTTTCAAGTTCAATTAAGAATTTAATTTGTTTTTCAGCTTCAAATTTTTCATCTAATTTTTTGAAAGATTCTAAAACAGAAGATAATTCATCATAAGTTTTAGTAGCCATAACTTTATCAAGTATTTCTTTTTGATTTACCAAGAAGAAAATTTGAGAAAGATTTAATAGATAATCCTGAGGATTATCAAGGTCAGAAAGTATAGCAAATACAAGTTTTACCGGACTTTTTTCATCAGAATCTGAATCGTAGTTGATTTCATCTTTCAAGAAACCTACAAATATATCAGTTTTTCCATAGCCTTGAATTCTGCCATGAGGAACAGCAACGCCGTTGCCTATATTAGTTGTGTATTCATCTTCACGCTTTTTGAATGCATCAAATACAGCATCTGCAGAAGCAGAAGCAACTGGTGCAATTTTTTCACTTAAAGCTCTAAAAAGTGATTCTTTGTCTTTTGATTCCAAGTCTTCAAATACATGTTCTTTTGTAATTTTATCAATTATTTTGAGCATACAATCTCCTAGTGTTATACATATTAAATTATTATATTATAGTATATAAAAAATATCAACTTTATTTTTATATACAGCATTTAATTATCACTCTCCGCTGCCAAGCAAAGCATTTCTTTCCTCTATAACTTTATCAGCCAAAGGACCTGTTAATTCCTGATAATGAGAATGCTCCATTTCAAAAGTACCTCTGCCTGAAGTAGATGCCTTCATCTCTATAGAGTAAGTAAGCATTTCAGATAGTGGAACTTCAGCTTTAATCATCTGTACAGTATTTGATGCTGCTTCCATACCCAAAATTTTTCCTCTTTTGCCTGTAAGCTCATTCATTATAGCACCTGTAAATTCTTCCGGTACATATACAGTAACTTTCATAATAGGCTCTAATAATACAGGACTTGCATTTTTGAATGCTTCTTTAGCTGCCATAGAACCTGCTATTCTAAACGACAATTCATTAGAATCTACATCATGATACTTACCATCATATAGTCTTACCTTTATATCTACCATAGGATATTTACCCAAAGGTCCCTGTGCCATAGCATCTTGTATACCCTTCTCTACTCCCGGTATATACTGTTTAGGTATAGCACCTCCGAATATATCATTGACAAATTCATATCCGCCGTCTCTAGGAAGAGGCTCTACTTCTAAATGAACTTCTCCAAACTGACCGCTTCCTCCAGACTGCTTTTTATGCCTATATTGTGCCTGAGCTTTCTTTCTTATAGTTTCTCTGTAGGCTACTCTAGGAACACTCTGTTCTATTTCGGCTTTAGTTAAAGATACTACTCTGTCAAGTGCTAATTTTACCTGCAAAGAACCCATAGCTTTTATAATAGTTTCTTTTGTTTCGCTGTCAAACTCTACATGGAAAGTCAAATCTTCCTGAGAAATTGTATCAAGGACTTCAAGTGCTTTTATATCATTTTTTAATATTTTAATAGCTGTAAAATAAATAGGCTGCGGTATTTTTAGAGGCAGGAATTGGAAAGGTGAGCTTGGCGTACTTATGGTATCTGCTGTTTTGCAGTCTGAAAGTTTAGCTAATACTCCTATATCGCCTGCTGTAATAGTATCTGCTTCAAATTGTTTTT from Brachyspira murdochii DSM 12563 encodes the following:
- a CDS encoding FmdB family zinc ribbon protein — its product is MLPFNPPFMYRCNSCGKIFSKSKKPILGGTIFSILSMPKCPKCGSKDTKSIDHIIKK
- a CDS encoding PTS sugar transporter subunit IIA — protein: MLKIIDKITKEHVFEDLESKDKESLFRALSEKIAPVASASADAVFDAFKKREDEYTTNIGNGVAVPHGRIQGYGKTDIFVGFLKDEINYDSDSDEKSPVKLVFAILSDLDNPQDYLLNLSQIFFLVNQKEILDKVMATKTYDELSSVLESFKKLDEKFEAEKQIKFLIELERAEIQIKAYELYSSTHSQQKSDVVLEEYKKYKDTILSKIDVAVLENYKRIKENKGEALAKIENYKCSACNVAIPKMTVNEVRRQNQIIMCFHCGRILFTTD